From the genome of Syngnathoides biaculeatus isolate LvHL_M chromosome 4, ASM1980259v1, whole genome shotgun sequence:
ttttGCGTTCATGCCCTTGCACGTGTTTCCGTGTTCGTGCAGGACACCCAGCGGAGCTCAGGTACTGGCAGGAGTCCGGCGCAGCGTCAGATTGGCTCGGACCCGACCAATCGAGCGGCCTGGCGGTGGAGACGACGGCGTACGTGTTGCTGAGCATGCTCCTGAAGGTGCCGGTCTCTGATTGTCGGTTTCTGTCTCCGCTGAGACAATGCGGACTGACACGCTCGCGCGTACCGATTCCTGTTCCCGTTCGAAGGGCCGGATCTCATACGTCAACCCCATCCTGTCCTGGTTGACGCAAGATCAGCACTACGGACAAGGATTCTACTCTATGCAGGTACCTCGTTGTGCTCACAAGCTGCAGCGGACAACGACCTGACCCCTTCTCACCAAAAGCTAATCTTCAGTCCACTTCCCGTTTGAGCCTTCTACTTCCTGTCAACCAGGACACAGTTCTGACTCTGGAGGCTTTGACCGAGTACAGCCGGGTGGTCCGACACGCCGACCTCGACCAGGAGATTAACATCCGCTACGGACACAGAGGAACGTTAGCTCGGGTACACCTCACCCCGGGACGCCCGGTGGCCACGCCCATCCAGGTGAGGGGGAGCCCCGGATTTTGGTTGGCAACGGCTCGCTTTTAACAGGCGACTACTTTTTGACTTGGATCCCTCGAGAAAACTCAAGCTAACATGTTTAAGGCAAGCCTAGTGACTGAAGCTCACTCCGACATATGAGAGCCTGACATTCGATCGCGACACGAGAACCCGGAGAACCGCTCGTAAATACTCAGTCCTGGCGAGAGACTCGATCGCGAGGGTCAGTCAAAGCATGAGAAGCCAGAGACTCAGTTGCCTTTGCTCTCAGGTGTTGAAGAACGACGACATCACCGTTTCCACAGGATTCGGGAAAGGCGTGTCAAGTGTTAAGGTGGGTGCGGCTCGGCCTATTCAACATATTTTCCCGAAATACACGAAGAAGTGCTTTTTGTGTCAGATGAAGACGGTCTACTACCAGACCACGGCGCCCTCTCACAACTGTAACTTTGACCTCAGCATTGAGATGGTGGGCGCGGACGCGGAAGACGGTAAGAAATGCCCAGCCCGCCCCCGGCATGTTCGCGCCTAACAtggcctcttcttcttcttcttcttcttcttcaggtcCCAACAGGCGTGAACCGCACCTGTTGGCGTGCGCCAAGTAAGTCAAGGAACCGTGATTGTACTTTGGCACAGTTTGAGTAGAGATTCCACCGATGACCGGCAGGTACAAGCCACCTCCCGACGAGCTGGTCACGGAGTCCACGATGACGGTGATGAAGATCCAGTTGCCGACTGGTGTGGAGGCGTACCTGGAGGACCTACGACAGGTTTGCACCGCCGCGACGCCACGATGTCGGcgtagcaaggtgttcaaaatTGGCGTACCGGCGCGTTCCAGTTTCGCGACGGCATGGAGCCCGTCATCTCGCACTACGAACTTCAGGGCAACTCAGTCGTCATCCAGATGGACTCGGTGAGTACTGGAAAACCCAGACGCCCTGCGGCAAATAGCGTTCGCCCCGGCGCCGCCCGTGACGTCTTCTCGGGCTCGCAGGTTCCGTCCGACGCGTTTTTGTGCGTCGGCTTTCGGATCCGCGCTGGCTTCAAGGTGGGCGGAGCCGGCGAGTCCTTGTTGATGGTTTCCGAGCCTCAGGACAAAGGTGAGAATACGTGGGCCGGGTGGTCGGCGAGGATGTTCTGCCTGTTGTAGTCGCACAAGGCCGAAGCCTCGTTTCACACGCCCGCTGTCATGTTCTTCCTCTATTCTCGTTCTTCTCTTTCGTCCAACTCCTTTTTCCTGACTACGTGGCACTCGAAAGCATCCGCGGTGGGCGGCTGAAATCCCTTTCCGGATGCCGGCCCCCAGTTCagtccactttttcttcttcttcttcttcttcctgttttATCTCCTCTCTGCGACGTACGTGCACCCACGGCCAACGACGAGGCGCTCAAAAGCAAGCGCGCGAGCCCGACGCCCGGCTCCGTCCCTACGCTGactgtcaagttttttttttaaactttgacgCCATCACTCCTCGGCCACGAGTCTCTATCTCCGACCGACGGGCCGCGTCAGGGAGCTATCCCATCAGGGAAGCCGTATTTGTGATGTTATTCTTGTGCTTCTTACTGATTGTTGTTCCGGTGCAGGAAGTTTGTGTAGCAAAGCATTCTCCTACAAAGAGCAGAAGCTGCAGCGCCTCTGTGTGGCCGAAGAGTGCCAATGCATGACAGGTGactccctcccccacccccctccccgggCTGCCCGTCCACTGCACCTTTCGTGAACGTGTACCACGTAACGCGTGTTTTAGCCGCGTGCGCGAGCTACAGAGCCGACCCTGACGCCACCTTGACCCCCGCCAAACGTCTCCGGGAAACGTGTCAGCCTCACATAAAATACGGTGAGAACGCCCGAACGTCCCCGCCACCTGAACGCAGCGCCGGCGTGACTCGCTCAATGTTTGGCAGCTTATAAACTGAGGATCGAGTCTGCGGAAACGGAAGGAGACTTTGTGAGCTTCACGGCCACCGTCAACGAAGTCCTCAAGAACACCGACGAAGGTAAAGCGAAGGGACGCACGCGGTCGCAACACCGAGGACCAAAGATTCAAAGCTCGTGTCTGTCGTCAGCCTTCGAGTCGTTGAGTTCGGGATCCAAGTTGGAGCTCATCAAGAAGGTGACGTGCAGCCTGGTCCGGGTGGAGCTCCACCGCCAGTACCTGCTGACGGGATCCAGCGGGTCCCGGGTCGGAGAGGGCCACGCCCCGAGGTGAGCGCGGTCCCCCGTCTTCCGGACGCCCGTCTCTCGCCGTTGACCGTTGCCGTCCTCAGGTTCCGGCTCCCCCTGGACGCCGACGCCACCCTGGAGCCTTGGCCCGCCAAATGCGACGACGCGGCCTGCTCGGCGCACGCCGCCGTCATGGACGAGTACGGGCTGGACCTGACCCTCTTCGGCTGTCAAAAGCCCTGATTGCGTTTCCCGACTGGAGCGCGACATCACGGCATTGAGCTTTGTCGACGCGAAATCGCCGTTGAATCTTGACTTCACTTGGAAGGAATAAAGACGAGAGAGATTTTGGCTGGTTGGCGTTTTTTCCAAGAAATGCTCTTGTTCATTAAACACAGCCGGTTAGCATGTGTAGCAAAAGGGCTAACGGGGGACGATTTCACTTGTTCCCGGACTCGAATGTGTGACGTTGGGAAATTGTTTGGCGCCACGAATCCCTTCCAGCGTCAACCGTCGGCTTGTCGGCCTTCTACCGGGCGAAGGAAAAGGAAACGAGCGAGCCGGCTTATCGGAGGTTCGGCTCCACGTCGGCTTGGGTTCGCGCGAACCGGACCTGCCGCGTCGACCCGGAAGCCCGGGTCGCCCGCTTCGTCCGTCCTGACGTCGTCGATTGCGGGTAAACGCAACACGTGTGGGCGGCGAGGGGACTTGAGTCTCCGTTGACAAAAGTACGTCACACCGTTGGGCGTTTTTGCAAATGTCGACCGGGTCTCGCACTCATTTCGACCGACAAGCTTAAGA
Proteins encoded in this window:
- the LOC133498846 gene encoding complement C5-like isoform X2, which encodes MAEGADPTERSLYLTSLVLIALRRATGIRERILQLKFHDDSMRSAANYISQNALTAKSVYVRALAAYALTLHNPNDVASVTLINNLETLARQKGHPAELRYWQESGAASDWLGPDQSSGLAVETTAYVLLSMLLKGRISYVNPILSWLTQDQHYGQGFYSMQDTVLTLEALTEYSRVVRHADLDQEINIRYGHRGTLARVHLTPGRPVATPIQVLKNDDITVSTGFGKGVSSVKMKTVYYQTTAPSHNCNFDLSIEMVGADAEDGPNRREPHLLACAKYKPPPDELVTESTMTVMKIQLPTGVEAYLEDLRQFRDGMEPVISHYELQGNSVVIQMDSVPSDAFLCVGFRIRAGFKVGGAGESLLMVSEPQDKGSLCSKAFSYKEQKLQRLCVAEECQCMTAACASYRADPDATLTPAKRLRETCQPHIKYAYKLRIESAETEGDFVSFTATVNEVLKNTDEAFESLSSGSKLELIKKVTCSLVRVELHRQYLLTGSSGSRVGEGHAPRFRLPLDADATLEPWPAKCDDAACSAHAAVMDEYGLDLTLFGCQKP